From Micromonospora nigra, one genomic window encodes:
- a CDS encoding sensor histidine kinase encodes MNTRDWPIRSKLTALVVVPVTALLALWIFATTLTFGPALDLLAARTLLYDLGRPGEVVVAELQRERRLSTVFLARAEATCERPPAPCALPELTEQRERTDTAIAELRRRISGDALRDAASDLLDARLDRLVTDLEALPVGRTFIDRRAMDRAGAVGLYSGMITSAFRSFAAMADLPDQNLNRQALAVTALGRSRELLGQVDSLLAGALAAGRFDDGEHTQLVQTIGNQRFLTETAVADLPETDRVAYQRLTEQDAFGRLRSMQDDIVAAGRTARPPVDAQDWTAAYDDVWQALRDYELSQADGLADRSVPTAVRILVRLAAAGLLGLVAVVASLLVAVRVGRSLAQRLTLVRRALERSERRLPEVVDRLRRGEEVDLAREAPVLDHGADEIGQVARAFIEVQKVAIRAATDEVTLRRGLSEVFLNIARRSQGLVHRQLALLDRMERDTEDPDELADLFRVDHLSTRLRRHAEDLVILAGAAPGRGWRNPVAVVDLIRGAISEVESYDRVDTAGVHPAGVLGRAVGDVIHLLAELIENATVFSPPDTRVEVRGELVANGYALSITDRGLGMSAAAIAEANQRLAEPPDFDPGETARLGLFVVARLAARHAVRVRLRPSDTGGLTAVVLIPGELVTEEPSTLPASAGGPSAASGGDPERRRLARATRLATVPRPRAARSTRQRPEPVGGSDAYRPAGPAGDDGSSAVDGEIDGLPRRVRRRGPAVRPRPATDGSDRPAAVDAAPQDPTDADRPVMDAPTAAQPVVRARPAVPSPRSPEDARRVMSALQAGTSRGRRAAGGPTPSGGAADRPEITENPIPTERDA; translated from the coding sequence TTGAACACGCGCGACTGGCCGATCCGCTCGAAGCTGACCGCTCTGGTCGTCGTTCCGGTGACCGCGTTGCTCGCCCTCTGGATCTTCGCGACCACCCTCACCTTCGGCCCGGCGCTCGACCTGCTCGCCGCGCGGACCCTGCTCTACGACCTCGGCCGGCCCGGCGAGGTCGTGGTCGCCGAGTTGCAACGGGAGCGTCGACTGTCGACGGTCTTCCTCGCCCGTGCGGAGGCGACCTGTGAGCGGCCACCCGCGCCGTGCGCGCTGCCCGAACTCACCGAGCAGCGCGAGCGCACCGACACGGCGATCGCGGAGCTGCGCCGGCGGATCTCCGGGGACGCGCTGCGTGACGCCGCCTCGGACCTGCTGGACGCCCGACTGGACCGGCTGGTGACCGACCTGGAGGCCCTGCCCGTCGGGCGTACCTTCATCGACCGGCGGGCGATGGACCGGGCCGGCGCGGTGGGCCTCTACAGCGGCATGATCACCTCGGCCTTCCGATCGTTCGCCGCGATGGCCGACCTGCCCGACCAGAACCTGAACCGGCAGGCGCTGGCGGTCACCGCCCTCGGCCGCTCCCGCGAGCTGCTGGGGCAGGTGGACTCCCTGCTGGCCGGTGCCCTCGCCGCCGGCCGGTTCGACGACGGCGAGCACACCCAGCTGGTGCAGACCATCGGCAACCAGCGGTTCCTGACCGAGACGGCGGTCGCCGACCTGCCCGAGACGGACCGGGTCGCCTACCAGCGGCTCACCGAACAGGACGCCTTCGGTCGGCTGCGCTCCATGCAGGACGACATCGTGGCGGCTGGTCGCACCGCCCGCCCACCGGTCGACGCGCAGGACTGGACGGCCGCCTACGACGACGTGTGGCAGGCGCTGCGCGACTACGAGCTGAGCCAGGCCGACGGCCTCGCCGACCGGTCGGTGCCCACCGCCGTACGCATCCTGGTGCGCCTCGCCGCCGCGGGGCTGCTCGGGCTCGTCGCGGTCGTGGCGTCGCTGCTGGTCGCGGTGCGGGTCGGCCGGTCCCTGGCCCAGCGCCTCACCCTGGTGCGCCGGGCGCTCGAGCGCTCCGAGCGACGGCTGCCGGAGGTGGTGGACCGGCTGCGTCGTGGTGAAGAGGTGGACCTCGCCCGGGAGGCGCCGGTGCTCGACCACGGCGCCGACGAGATCGGGCAGGTCGCGCGGGCGTTCATCGAGGTGCAGAAGGTCGCCATCAGAGCCGCCACCGACGAGGTGACCCTGCGTCGAGGGCTCAGCGAGGTGTTCCTGAACATCGCCCGGCGCAGCCAGGGACTGGTGCACCGCCAGCTCGCCCTGCTCGACCGGATGGAACGCGACACGGAGGACCCGGACGAACTGGCCGACCTCTTCCGCGTCGACCATCTCTCCACCCGCCTACGTCGCCACGCCGAGGACCTGGTGATCCTGGCCGGCGCGGCGCCCGGGCGGGGCTGGCGCAACCCGGTCGCCGTGGTCGACCTGATCCGCGGCGCGATCTCCGAGGTGGAGTCGTACGACCGGGTCGACACGGCCGGAGTGCACCCCGCCGGGGTGCTGGGCCGGGCGGTGGGCGACGTGATCCACCTGCTGGCCGAGCTGATCGAGAACGCGACCGTGTTCTCGCCGCCCGACACCCGGGTCGAGGTCCGCGGCGAGCTGGTGGCCAACGGCTACGCGTTGTCGATCACCGACCGGGGGTTGGGCATGAGCGCCGCGGCGATCGCGGAGGCCAACCAGCGGTTGGCCGAGCCGCCGGACTTCGACCCCGGTGAGACCGCCCGGCTCGGGCTGTTCGTGGTCGCCAGGCTGGCCGCCCGACACGCGGTGCGGGTCCGGTTGCGCCCGTCGGACACGGGTGGGCTGACCGCCGTGGTGCTCATCCCGGGCGAGCTGGTCACCGAGGAGCCCTCGACGCTGCCCGCCTCGGCGGGCGGCCCGTCGGCGGCGTCCGGCGGCGATCCCGAGCGGCGACGGCTGGCCAGGGCGACCCGGCTGGCCACGGTGCCCCGCCCGCGCGCCGCCCGGTCGACCCGGCAGCGGCCTGAGCCGGTCGGCGGTTCGGATGCGTACCGCCCGGCCGGTCCGGCCGGCGACGACGGCTCCTCGGCCGTGGACGGGGAGATCGACGGGTTGCCCCGCCGGGTCCGACGCCGGGGGCCGGCCGTCCGGCCCCGGCCGGCGACCGACGGGTCCGACCGGCCGGCCGCCGTGGACGCTGCCCCGCAGGACCCGACCGACGCCGACCGCCCCGTGATGGACGCGCCCACCGCCGCGCAGCCGGTGGTGCGGGCCCGACCGGCGGTTCCCAGTCCCCGTAGCCCGGAGGACGCCCGCCGGGTCATGTCCGCGCTCCAGGCCGGTACCAGTCGAGGACGACGCGCGGCCGGCGGACCCACGCCGTCCGGCGGTGCCGCCGACCGGCCGGAGATCACCGAGAACCCCATCCCGACTGAGAGGGACGCCTGA
- a CDS encoding roadblock/LC7 domain-containing protein — protein sequence MRSTDKNADLDWLLDELVTRVPSARQAVVLSADGLLLGCSSGQDRTDAEHLCALASGFASLARGASRHLSGGPVRQTVVEMESTYLFVTAAGQGACLAVVSEADADIGLVAYEMAMLVTRVGENLSAPVRSTAGVPDAG from the coding sequence ATGCGATCGACGGACAAGAATGCCGATCTCGACTGGTTGCTCGACGAGTTGGTGACGCGGGTGCCCAGTGCCCGACAGGCGGTGGTGCTCTCGGCCGACGGCCTGCTGCTCGGCTGCTCCTCCGGGCAGGACCGCACCGACGCCGAACACCTCTGCGCGTTGGCGTCCGGCTTCGCCAGCCTGGCCCGCGGCGCCAGCCGGCACCTCAGCGGCGGGCCGGTCCGGCAGACGGTGGTGGAGATGGAGTCGACGTACCTCTTCGTCACCGCCGCCGGGCAGGGCGCGTGCCTGGCGGTGGTCAGCGAGGCCGACGCGGACATCGGCCTGGTCGCGTACGAGATGGCGATGCTGGTGACCCGGGTGGGCGAGAATCTCAGCGCCCCCGTACGGTCCACGGCGGGGGTGCCCGATGCGGGCTGA
- a CDS encoding lactonase family protein produces the protein MTAQGVVVHIGGYTADNGGRGTGIVAARRDPVTGALTPLGTVAVTPGPSFLARHPVHPVLYAVHELPDGQVSAWRVGADGDLDPLGAWSSGGAEPCHLAVAPDGGHLFVANYGGGSVAVLPLDAQGVPAGRSDLVVHEGRGPDPQRQEQAHCHMVNPGPVGQPLLAVDLGTDSVYRYDLDAASGRLVPRGPRVRTAPGAGPRHLARHPDGRRCFLAGELDGTVTAYELTGDGALHQRGRVDASDRAGHVQPSEIAVGGDGRFLYLANRGVGTVAVFALGGELPELVAEVDTGGEWPRHFALAGEHLYVADERADMVRVFRVDPATGVPEVVGEPVAVPSPTCVLI, from the coding sequence GTGACAGCTCAGGGCGTGGTCGTCCACATCGGTGGTTACACGGCGGACAACGGCGGCCGGGGCACCGGGATCGTCGCGGCCCGCCGCGACCCGGTCACGGGGGCGCTGACCCCGCTCGGCACCGTCGCCGTCACCCCCGGACCGTCGTTCCTCGCCCGGCATCCGGTCCACCCGGTGTTGTACGCGGTGCACGAGCTGCCGGACGGGCAGGTCAGCGCCTGGCGGGTGGGTGCCGACGGCGACCTCGATCCGCTCGGCGCCTGGTCGAGCGGCGGGGCCGAACCGTGCCACCTGGCGGTCGCCCCGGACGGCGGGCACCTGTTCGTCGCGAACTACGGCGGCGGCAGCGTGGCGGTCCTGCCGCTCGACGCGCAGGGGGTGCCGGCCGGGCGCAGCGACCTGGTGGTGCACGAGGGGCGTGGGCCCGACCCGCAGCGGCAGGAGCAGGCGCACTGCCACATGGTGAACCCGGGGCCGGTGGGGCAGCCGCTGCTCGCCGTCGACCTGGGCACCGACTCGGTGTACCGGTACGACCTCGACGCCGCCTCGGGGCGGTTGGTGCCGCGTGGTCCCCGGGTACGGACGGCCCCCGGTGCCGGTCCCCGGCACCTGGCCCGTCACCCCGACGGGCGGCGCTGCTTCCTCGCGGGTGAGCTGGACGGCACGGTCACGGCGTACGAGCTGACCGGGGACGGCGCGCTGCACCAGCGGGGACGGGTCGATGCCAGCGACCGGGCCGGGCACGTGCAACCGTCGGAGATCGCGGTGGGCGGGGACGGGCGCTTCCTCTACCTGGCGAACCGGGGTGTCGGCACGGTGGCCGTGTTCGCGCTCGGCGGGGAGTTGCCGGAGCTGGTCGCCGAGGTCGACACCGGCGGCGAGTGGCCCCGGCACTTCGCGCTGGCCGGCGAGCACCTCTACGTCGCCGACGAACGGGCCGACATGGTGCGGGTGTTCCGGGTCGACCCGGCCACCGGGGTGCCGGAGGTGGTCGGCGAGCCGGTGGCCGTGCCCAGCCCGACCTGTGTGCTGATCTGA
- a CDS encoding DUF742 domain-containing protein translates to MRAEPHRLRHEWLDGEAGPVVRPYTLTGGRVRPTAEGFDLVAYVFAKPGADPGTHPDLHPEHRRLVELAGPGAPVVDLAADLDLALGVVRVLLGDLLARGLVTVHQPQPLAYLPDNDILKAVVSGLRAL, encoded by the coding sequence ATGCGGGCTGAACCGCACCGCCTGCGGCACGAGTGGCTGGACGGGGAGGCGGGTCCCGTGGTGCGGCCCTACACCCTGACCGGCGGTCGGGTCCGTCCGACCGCCGAGGGCTTCGACCTGGTGGCGTACGTGTTCGCGAAACCCGGCGCTGACCCCGGGACCCATCCCGATCTGCATCCCGAGCACCGGCGGCTGGTGGAACTGGCCGGTCCGGGCGCCCCCGTGGTGGATCTCGCGGCCGACCTGGACCTGGCTCTCGGCGTGGTCCGGGTGCTGCTCGGTGATCTGCTGGCCCGTGGCCTGGTGACGGTGCACCAGCCGCAGCCGCTCGCATACCTGCCCGACAATGACATCCTCAAGGCGGTGGTCAGTGGACTCCGTGCGTTGTGA
- a CDS encoding GTP-binding protein, with the protein MDSVRCDREAPGHRVPLALKILVAGGFGAGKTSLVSALSEVRPLQTEEILTDAGVGTDDLSGVEAKSTTTVAMDFGRITINDDLQVYLFGTPGQNRFRFLWDELAFGALGAVVLADTRRLADCFPSVDYFEQRGIPFVVGVNCFDGARRFSLETVRQALDLDPDVPMVLCDARNRQSAKLVLIALVEHVARQRGEPVPA; encoded by the coding sequence GTGGACTCCGTGCGTTGTGATCGCGAGGCACCGGGCCACCGGGTTCCGCTCGCGCTGAAGATTCTCGTCGCCGGAGGCTTCGGGGCCGGCAAGACCTCGCTGGTGAGCGCGCTGAGCGAGGTCCGGCCGTTGCAGACGGAGGAGATCCTCACCGACGCCGGCGTCGGCACCGACGACCTGTCGGGGGTCGAGGCCAAGTCGACCACCACGGTGGCCATGGACTTCGGCCGGATCACCATCAACGACGATCTCCAGGTCTATCTGTTCGGCACTCCGGGGCAGAACCGCTTCCGTTTCCTCTGGGACGAACTGGCGTTCGGGGCGCTCGGTGCGGTGGTGCTCGCCGACACCCGGCGGCTGGCCGACTGCTTTCCGTCGGTCGACTACTTCGAGCAGCGGGGTATCCCGTTCGTGGTGGGCGTCAACTGTTTCGACGGCGCCCGCCGGTTCAGCCTGGAGACCGTACGCCAGGCGCTGGACCTGGACCCCGACGTGCCGATGGTGCTGTGCGACGCCCGGAACCGGCAGTCCGCGAAGCTGGTGCTGATCGCGCTGGTGGAGCACGTGGCGCGCCAGCGGGGCGAGCCTGTCCCCGCCTGA
- a CDS encoding class F sortase gives MRPSPDVTATRAGGRHGTPWRAAGTAVVVLLAMVGAGLIGASLKTAPAPRPPQPAAQAGAAADPPPVVATNPTAAVPALPRSAPTTVTIARIGVHAQVMSLGTNPDGTVEVPPLEQAHLAGWYSPGASPGEAGNAVIVGHVDSAATGPAVFFSLGALRRGDTVGVTREDGRQLTFQVDDVRSYPKAAFPTELVYGPSDRPGLRVVTCGGVFDEATRDYPDNVVVFASLVG, from the coding sequence ATGCGTCCGTCGCCTGACGTCACGGCGACACGGGCCGGCGGCCGCCACGGGACACCGTGGCGTGCCGCCGGCACCGCCGTCGTCGTCCTGCTCGCCATGGTCGGCGCGGGGCTGATCGGTGCCTCGCTCAAGACCGCCCCCGCCCCGCGACCACCCCAACCGGCGGCCCAGGCCGGGGCCGCCGCCGACCCGCCGCCCGTCGTCGCGACGAACCCGACGGCAGCGGTGCCGGCACTGCCCCGGTCCGCACCCACCACGGTCACCATCGCCCGCATCGGGGTGCACGCGCAGGTCATGTCGCTCGGCACCAACCCCGACGGCACGGTCGAGGTTCCCCCGTTGGAGCAGGCCCACCTGGCGGGCTGGTACTCACCGGGGGCCAGCCCCGGTGAGGCGGGCAACGCCGTCATCGTCGGACACGTCGACTCGGCGGCGACGGGGCCGGCGGTCTTCTTCTCCCTCGGCGCCCTCCGGCGGGGCGACACCGTCGGCGTCACGCGTGAGGACGGCCGGCAGCTCACCTTCCAGGTCGACGACGTGCGCTCGTACCCGAAGGCCGCCTTTCCCACCGAACTGGTGTACGGCCCCAGCGACCGGCCGGGTCTGCGGGTGGTCACCTGCGGCGGCGTCTTCGACGAGGCGACCCGCGACTACCCGGACAACGTGGTCGTCTTCGCCTCCCTGGTGGGGTGA
- a CDS encoding glycoside hydrolase family 6 protein, protein MNLWRRLSGPRRAVALTGAGALVAGALVTLPVTAAHAATQCNVTWTTNQWPGGFTASIDIKNVGDALNGWTLGFTFPDANQRLTQGWSAVWSQSGANVTAQNQSWNGSLASGASTNIGFQGTWSGSNPAPSAFTINGVACNGTSPTTPPPTTPPPTTPPPTTPPPTTPPPTTPPPGQKVDNPYLNAQGYVNPEWKAKAESVPGGNRISNTPTAVWLDRIAAINGTPDSSSNGAMGLRDHLDEALEQGADYIQIVIYNLPGRDCAALASNGELKADELPRYKAEYIDPIAAIQGDAKYRNLRIINVIEIDSLPNLVTNTSGNPGGTTMCDTVKANGAYVNGVGYALAKLGAIPNVYNYIDAAHHGWIGWDSNFGPTAQILKDAAVASGSTVNHVHGFIVNTANYSALREPYIKITDTVNGTTVRQSKWIDWNFYVDELSFAQAFRQELVSRGFNSNIGMLIDTSRNGWGGSARPTGAGPTTSVDAYVDGGRVDRRIHAGNWCNQAGAGLGERPQAAPEPGIDAYVWVKPPGESDGSSKEIPNNEGKGFDRMCDPTYTGNARNGNSMSGALPDAPISGAWFPAQLTELMNNAYPPLS, encoded by the coding sequence ATGAATCTGTGGAGAAGGCTGTCCGGCCCCCGTCGGGCCGTAGCCCTCACCGGCGCTGGCGCGCTGGTGGCGGGCGCGCTGGTGACCCTTCCGGTCACCGCCGCCCACGCCGCCACCCAGTGCAACGTGACCTGGACGACCAACCAGTGGCCGGGCGGTTTCACCGCCAGCATCGACATCAAGAACGTCGGCGACGCGCTGAACGGCTGGACGCTCGGGTTCACCTTCCCCGACGCCAACCAGCGCCTCACCCAGGGCTGGTCGGCCGTCTGGAGCCAGTCCGGGGCCAACGTCACCGCGCAGAACCAGTCGTGGAACGGCTCGCTGGCCTCCGGCGCGAGCACGAACATCGGCTTCCAGGGCACCTGGAGCGGCAGCAACCCGGCACCGAGCGCGTTCACCATCAACGGGGTCGCCTGCAACGGCACCTCGCCGACGACGCCGCCGCCCACCACGCCGCCGCCGACCACGCCTCCGCCCACCACCCCGCCGCCCACCACGCCTCCGCCCACCACCCCGCCGCCGGGGCAGAAGGTGGACAACCCCTACCTGAACGCCCAGGGGTACGTGAACCCTGAGTGGAAGGCCAAGGCCGAGTCGGTGCCCGGTGGCAACCGGATCTCGAACACCCCGACCGCCGTCTGGCTGGACCGGATCGCCGCCATCAACGGCACCCCGGACAGCAGCTCCAACGGCGCGATGGGTCTGCGTGACCACCTGGACGAGGCGCTCGAGCAGGGTGCCGACTACATCCAGATCGTCATCTACAACCTGCCCGGCCGTGACTGTGCCGCCCTCGCCTCCAACGGCGAGCTGAAGGCCGACGAGCTGCCCCGCTACAAGGCCGAGTACATCGACCCGATCGCGGCGATCCAGGGTGACGCGAAGTACCGCAACCTGCGGATCATCAACGTCATCGAGATCGACTCGCTGCCGAACCTGGTGACCAACACCTCCGGCAACCCGGGTGGCACCACGATGTGCGACACCGTGAAGGCCAACGGCGCGTACGTCAACGGCGTGGGCTACGCCCTGGCCAAGCTGGGCGCGATCCCGAACGTCTACAACTACATCGACGCCGCGCACCACGGCTGGATCGGCTGGGACAGCAACTTCGGCCCGACCGCGCAGATCCTGAAGGACGCCGCGGTGGCCTCCGGCAGCACCGTGAACCACGTGCACGGCTTCATCGTCAACACCGCGAACTACTCCGCGCTGCGGGAGCCGTACATCAAGATCACCGACACGGTGAACGGCACCACCGTGCGGCAGTCCAAGTGGATCGACTGGAACTTCTACGTCGACGAGCTGTCCTTCGCCCAGGCGTTCCGCCAGGAGCTGGTCAGCCGCGGCTTCAACTCGAACATCGGCATGCTGATCGACACCTCCCGCAACGGCTGGGGCGGCAGCGCCCGTCCGACCGGCGCGGGCCCGACGACCAGCGTGGACGCGTACGTCGACGGTGGCCGGGTCGACCGGCGGATCCACGCCGGTAACTGGTGCAACCAGGCCGGTGCGGGCCTCGGCGAGCGGCCGCAGGCCGCCCCCGAGCCGGGCATCGACGCCTACGTCTGGGTGAAGCCCCCGGGTGAGTCGGACGGCTCCAGCAAGGAGATCCCGAACAACGAGGGCAAGGGCTTCGACCGGATGTGCGACCCGACCTACACCGGTAACGCCCGCAACGGCAACAGCATGAGCGGTGCCCTGCCGGACGCCCCGATCTCGGGTGCCTGGTTCCCGGCGCAGCTCACCGAGCTGATGAACAACGCCTACCCGCCGCTCTCCTGA